The Pseudomonadota bacterium nucleotide sequence GCCGCCAATCGTCATGTCCCCCCAACGACAGGCCGTCGCAGTAGGCCTTCGCTGCTTCCCAGTTCAATTTGTCGTCCGGAGGGGGGTTCTGCCAGCAAAGATTCGTCGCTGGATCCAGCTGACCTCCATCGCACTCCGTCGTGCTGCCGGGCGCGGCCTCCTTACGGTTACCACATGCCAAGAACGCGAACATCCCCACCACGAGCATGGCTAACAGAAGCCCTCGGGTCGTCTTCATTTCGTTCCCCTTCGGTGAGCTGACGTCAGGATCGTGCCACGGGCGCGGCGAGAGTACAAGGAGAGCAGCGGCGACCACCTCACCGGCCTCCCCACCCGCAACGCGGCCGTCCTCTCCGGGAACGGCCCGCCGTGTTTCGCTCCAGCTTGTCGAGCTGGGTGACGAGGAGCGTGAGCGGCATACAGCGGGCGTTGGGTATCACCTCCGCCGCGCTACTTGATCTCTTTCACTCGCTTGCACGTCGGGTTCCAGTTCACCCCGTCGGGTCTGCTGTAGCAGTCCAGAAGAGA carries:
- a CDS encoding DUF1566 domain-containing protein produces the protein MKTTRGLLLAMLVVGMFAFLACGNRKEAAPGSTTECDGGQLDPATNLCWQNPPPDDKLNWEAAKAYCDGLSLGGHDDWRLPKIHELNSIVRGCVNGTASGDLRKSKCGVADPGCLG